A genomic window from Triticum urartu cultivar G1812 chromosome 7, Tu2.1, whole genome shotgun sequence includes:
- the LOC125519595 gene encoding uncharacterized protein LOC125519595, producing the protein MMVVPRWCYGSHDGWASLVDRWLGADAEFAAKSIKARANRGDDGTHGQGNRNHWGFKAMKEDKLKRPLSDMESWKLARERSHRKEGESQYYGKTEEHLGSYIHHYQELHPDVPVAEVAQSQIDDTAVVAIQGKKNGRYPCFDGLITPSISYTRLQASNPSQLESTGRSQTPLARQHAAYKEFVEHRNLEVREYLKRVKANDDYNRYVGVLD; encoded by the exons ATGATG GTTGTTCCTCGTTGGTGCTATGGAAGTCATGACGGATGGGCGAGTTTGGTGGATAGGTGGCTCGGCGCCGATGCAGAGTTTGCTGCCAAGAGCATCAAGGCCCGGGCTAACCGTGGAGACGACGGGACACACGGCCAAGGAAACAGGAACCACTGGGGCTTCAAGGCCATGAAG GAGGACAAGTTGAAGAGGCCGCTCTCAGACATGGAGTCGTGGAAGCTGGCCCGCGAGCGGAGTCATCGCAAGGAGGGCGAGAGCCAGTACTACGGCAAGACCGAGGAGCACCTGGGGTCTTACATTCATCACTATCAGGAGTTGCATCCGGATGTTCCTGTTGCTGAGGTCGCCCAGTCTCAGATCGACGACACGGCGGTGGTGGCCATCCAGGGGAAGAAGAATGGCCGGTATCCGTGTTTCGATGGCTTGATCACTCCTTCGATCTCGTACACACGGCTTCAGGCTAGCAACCCGAGCCAGTTAGAGAGTACGGGGCGTTCACAGACTCCCTTAGCCCGCCAACATGCT GCATATAAGGAGTTTGTCGAGCATAGGAATCTCGAGGTGCGGGAGTACTTGAAACGAGTGAAGGCAAACGATGATTACAACC GCTATGTTGGCGTCTTGGACTAA